The following proteins are co-located in the Candidatus Tiamatella incendiivivens genome:
- a CDS encoding methyltransferase domain-containing protein — MWGNLSDQIVSYYWVMSALQGQPWVPFVPSNPDIVREAFRHIRLGKDDVFYDLGCGDGRIAVLAASEFNVRRSVCVEKNPKLAEKALSTVKEERLDGKVIVINRDMFQIPISDATVVYMYLLTSVNEMLRSKLERELIQGTKVLTLDFKIPGWTPYRTLGTGKGWQKTIYIYVKGVSNIVTRQI; from the coding sequence GTGTGGGGGAACCTTAGCGATCAGATAGTGAGTTATTACTGGGTAATGTCAGCTCTACAAGGACAGCCTTGGGTGCCATTCGTCCCAAGCAATCCGGATATAGTTAGAGAGGCCTTCAGGCATATCAGGCTTGGAAAGGATGACGTGTTCTACGACCTAGGATGCGGCGATGGTAGAATTGCTGTACTAGCAGCAAGCGAGTTCAATGTGAGGAGATCAGTTTGTGTCGAGAAAAACCCTAAACTGGCTGAGAAGGCATTATCAACAGTCAAAGAGGAAAGACTTGACGGAAAGGTTATCGTAATCAATAGAGACATGTTTCAGATCCCAATAAGCGATGCAACAGTTGTTTATATGTATTTACTTACAAGTGTTAATGAAATGCTTCGATCGAAGCTGGAAAGAGAGCTTATACAGGGAACTAAAGTACTTACCCTAGACTTCAAGATTCCAGGATGGACGCCCTATAGGACGCTAGGTACAGGAAAAGGCTGGCAGAAAACTATCTACATTTACGTGAAGGGAGTATCAAACATTGTAACAAGACAAATATAG
- a CDS encoding mechanosensitive ion channel family protein: MGVLVTLNQAFTAIVKEFKGSLGNLNAADIIAASIVIILSYVIAVVSKKLVEKPLRKVAPQDIATLVSRVVYYTVLFFGLLSVLALFNISLSGLLVAGGIAGIVIGFASQTVFSNFLSGLFIYFDKPFKIGDAIEIGGESGIVTDINVFSTRIRRWDGVHIRIPNEDIFKSQIKNLIQNKVRRVDYTIGISYQDDPEKARAIIGEHLEKHPLVLAEPLPTVFLSELGDSALVIQVRFWTLTKYWFQAKTSILEELYKKLTDNGITIPFPQQTIWFANTLEHHNTSIEPGKHK; encoded by the coding sequence ATGGGGGTTCTCGTTACCCTTAACCAGGCTTTCACCGCAATCGTAAAGGAGTTTAAAGGATCACTAGGTAATTTAAATGCAGCTGATATAATAGCTGCAAGTATAGTCATAATATTATCATATGTAATAGCAGTTGTTTCTAAGAAGCTAGTAGAGAAACCTCTGAGAAAAGTTGCCCCCCAAGATATCGCGACTCTAGTATCGAGAGTAGTATATTATACTGTCTTATTCTTCGGGTTACTATCGGTCCTAGCACTATTTAATATAAGCCTCTCCGGCCTGTTAGTGGCTGGCGGGATAGCAGGTATCGTAATAGGATTCGCTAGCCAAACGGTCTTCTCAAACTTCCTCAGCGGCTTGTTCATTTATTTCGATAAACCCTTCAAAATCGGAGACGCTATAGAAATAGGAGGGGAGAGCGGTATAGTCACGGACATAAACGTGTTTAGCACAAGAATCAGGAGATGGGATGGAGTTCATATAAGAATACCGAACGAAGATATATTCAAGTCACAGATAAAGAACCTCATTCAAAATAAGGTTAGAAGGGTTGATTATACTATTGGAATAAGCTATCAGGACGACCCGGAAAAAGCTAGGGCAATAATTGGTGAGCACCTTGAAAAGCATCCACTAGTATTAGCGGAGCCTCTTCCAACAGTGTTTCTCAGCGAACTGGGTGATAGTGCTCTAGTTATCCAAGTACGCTTCTGGACGCTGACGAAATACTGGTTTCAGGCAAAGACAAGTATACTAGAAGAATTATACAAGAAGCTAACGGATAATGGTATAACGATACCCTTCCCACAGCAAACCATTTGGTTTGCTAATACGCTTGAGCATCATAACACTAGTATTGAACCTGGAAAACATAAGTAA
- a CDS encoding FumA C-terminus/TtdB family hydratase beta subunit, whose product MNESKIYHLRTPLKDEDMEQLKLGDIVYLSGTVFTARDEAHAKILEVIEKGEQLPMDFKGLALYHCGPVVREKDGGYEIVAAGPTTSMRMESVEAEFIEKTGIKMVIGKGGMGPQTAEAMRKYKAVYATFTGGAAVLAAAAVKRVINVYWLEELGIPEAVWVLEVDEFGPLVVTIDSTGKNYYEEKLTEAREKAQNEIIPSLLRENIP is encoded by the coding sequence ATGAATGAATCTAAAATATATCATTTGAGGACTCCCCTAAAAGACGAAGATATGGAGCAACTTAAACTTGGGGACATAGTATACCTTTCCGGGACAGTGTTCACAGCAAGAGACGAGGCTCACGCAAAGATATTGGAGGTAATAGAGAAGGGAGAACAGTTACCAATGGATTTCAAGGGACTAGCACTATACCATTGCGGACCGGTTGTAAGAGAGAAAGACGGTGGATACGAGATAGTTGCAGCAGGCCCAACTACGAGTATGAGAATGGAAAGCGTTGAAGCAGAGTTCATAGAAAAAACAGGTATTAAAATGGTTATCGGAAAAGGTGGAATGGGCCCCCAGACGGCAGAGGCTATGAGAAAGTACAAGGCAGTATATGCTACATTCACGGGAGGTGCAGCAGTTCTAGCAGCAGCTGCCGTAAAGAGAGTTATCAATGTTTACTGGCTAGAGGAACTCGGCATACCGGAGGCTGTTTGGGTATTAGAGGTAGACGAGTTCGGCCCGCTGGTCGTCACTATAGACTCGACTGGTAAGAATTATTATGAGGAAAAGCTCACAGAAGCAAGGGAGAAAGCTCAGAATGAAATAATACCTAGCCTCCTAAGGGAGAATATTCCATAG
- a CDS encoding succinate dehydrogenase/fumarate reductase flavoprotein subunit: MPVETITHDVLILGSGIAGLRAAVEIKRQYSEKVDVGIISKMQLMRSHSVSAEGGTAAVLYPQEGDSFALHAWDTVKGSDFLADQEAVWNFVKQMPEEVYLLDHWGLPWNRRPDGRINQRPFGGHSYPRAVFAADKTGFYEMQTLYNKLLQYEGWERYDEWFATNIAMENGEYKGLFALNLRDGKLYFFRSKALIIATGGAGRLFNFTTYAHTVTGDGYAMAFRAGMALKDNEFFQFHPTGLVPNGILITEGARGEGGYLLNNKGERFMKKYAPNYMELAPRDVVSRSMWSEILEGRGFLHEQSGLEYIQLDLRHIGEDRLNERLPAVREIAIRYIGVDPAEEPIPVRPVAHYSMGGINSNMYAMALDAEGKWIKGIWVAGEAGCMSMHGANRLGTNSTAECLVTGKMSGFLAGKYVLEGAQLPGMPSEDRIKKEEKWIYDEMLKKESGESLYTIRNELKATMGKNFYIFRNEEDMKKGLAKILELRKRMRDIYPFDKSRVYNTDLVAAIETQDLLDGALVVAKGALARQESRGAHFRLDFPKRDDENWLKHTIAVRYGEDDVQLTYTPVEITTWKPVERKY; the protein is encoded by the coding sequence TTGCCGGTCGAAACGATAACGCATGATGTACTGATCCTTGGATCAGGTATAGCCGGCCTTAGAGCCGCGGTCGAGATAAAAAGGCAATACAGTGAAAAGGTTGATGTCGGAATAATTAGTAAAATGCAATTAATGAGAAGCCACAGCGTTTCAGCTGAAGGAGGTACTGCCGCAGTCTTATATCCGCAGGAAGGAGATAGCTTTGCATTACATGCTTGGGATACTGTTAAAGGTAGTGACTTTCTGGCAGACCAAGAGGCTGTATGGAATTTTGTAAAGCAAATGCCTGAGGAAGTATATCTGCTCGACCACTGGGGTCTCCCATGGAACAGGAGACCTGACGGCAGAATAAACCAGAGACCCTTCGGAGGACACAGCTACCCAAGAGCAGTCTTCGCAGCAGACAAGACAGGTTTCTATGAAATGCAGACACTATACAATAAACTTCTACAATATGAAGGCTGGGAAAGATACGACGAATGGTTTGCAACTAACATAGCAATGGAGAATGGAGAATACAAAGGACTATTCGCCCTCAACCTCAGAGACGGTAAGCTCTACTTCTTCCGGAGCAAAGCACTCATCATAGCTACAGGAGGAGCAGGAAGACTATTCAACTTCACAACATACGCCCACACAGTAACGGGAGACGGTTATGCAATGGCCTTTAGAGCAGGAATGGCTCTAAAAGACAATGAATTCTTCCAGTTCCACCCAACGGGACTCGTGCCAAACGGCATATTAATAACGGAAGGTGCGAGGGGAGAGGGGGGATACCTCTTAAACAATAAAGGAGAAAGATTCATGAAGAAGTACGCACCTAACTATATGGAACTGGCTCCGAGAGACGTTGTAAGCAGGTCAATGTGGAGTGAGATACTAGAGGGAAGAGGATTCCTCCACGAGCAGAGTGGACTGGAATACATACAACTAGACCTCAGGCATATAGGCGAAGATAGATTGAATGAGAGGCTACCTGCTGTAAGGGAAATAGCCATCCGTTACATAGGAGTAGATCCAGCTGAGGAACCTATACCGGTAAGACCGGTAGCTCACTACAGTATGGGTGGTATAAATAGTAATATGTATGCTATGGCTTTAGATGCTGAGGGCAAGTGGATCAAGGGGATTTGGGTAGCTGGAGAAGCCGGTTGTATGAGTATGCATGGAGCCAATAGGCTTGGAACAAACAGTACGGCAGAATGTTTGGTTACAGGTAAAATGTCTGGATTTCTAGCAGGTAAATATGTTTTGGAGGGAGCTCAATTGCCTGGAATGCCTTCAGAAGATAGAATTAAGAAAGAGGAGAAGTGGATTTACGATGAAATGCTAAAGAAGGAGAGTGGAGAGTCGCTTTATACAATAAGGAACGAGCTTAAGGCAACAATGGGTAAGAACTTCTATATATTTAGGAATGAAGAAGACATGAAGAAAGGATTAGCAAAGATACTTGAACTAAGGAAAAGGATGAGGGATATCTATCCATTCGATAAAAGCAGAGTTTACAACACTGACTTAGTAGCAGCCATTGAAACACAGGATCTTCTTGATGGTGCTCTAGTGGTTGCTAAGGGAGCCCTTGCCAGACAGGAGAGTAGAGGAGCACACTTCAGACTAGACTTCCCTAAGAGAGACGATGAAAACTGGTTGAAACACACAATAGCAGTCAGATATGGAGAAGATGATGTTCAATTGACTTATACTCCGGTCGAAATTACGACCTG
- a CDS encoding class II aldolase/adducin family protein: MDIGPRKEIVEVMKLLYERGLINIMGGNASIVDRSRGMMYISPSAVPKNLLDPRDIAVVSLKGEAISGKPSSEYRMHLHIYKKILKAKAVLHAHLPHAVLAGELSLPLDPLKYVESKYTVGECVAFIPRLPSGSTELAEVTAKRLVETGCKTGILVGHGAVAYSEKSLYHALDSLEGLEFLSYTEIKRLELSGSSSWKRE, encoded by the coding sequence ATGGATATTGGCCCGAGAAAAGAAATCGTTGAGGTGATGAAACTCCTCTATGAGAGGGGCTTGATTAATATAATGGGAGGTAATGCTAGTATAGTAGATAGATCCCGTGGGATGATGTATATTTCTCCTAGTGCTGTTCCAAAAAACCTACTCGATCCCCGTGATATTGCTGTAGTAAGCCTCAAGGGAGAGGCGATTTCTGGGAAACCTTCCAGTGAGTACAGAATGCATTTACACATCTATAAAAAGATTCTAAAAGCAAAGGCCGTCCTCCACGCCCACCTTCCTCACGCCGTTTTGGCAGGGGAGTTGAGTTTACCCCTCGATCCGTTGAAGTATGTTGAGTCGAAATACACTGTCGGTGAATGTGTTGCCTTCATCCCTAGGCTGCCGAGTGGAAGTACGGAGCTTGCCGAGGTCACAGCTAAAAGATTAGTTGAGACTGGATGTAAAACAGGTATACTAGTGGGGCACGGTGCAGTAGCCTATAGTGAGAAGAGCCTATATCACGCTCTCGACTCTTTGGAAGGACTAGAGTTCCTCTCATATACTGAGATAAAGAGACTAGAGTTGAGTGGATCCTCTTCTTGGAAGCGTGAATAA
- a CDS encoding MFS transporter, with protein MSSKIPRIIILFGLVSLFADMTYEGGRSVLGPYMDYFKATGTIVGALSIGELLMHLSKGLGGYLADRAGSIRARWTIIFAGYGLNLISMPLLAFAGNWIQVFILVLAERIGKGLRTPVRDAILAEASVTYGRGKAFGIHEALDQVGAVIGPFYFGLSMMTGHTYRTGFLALSIPATVSLLLLGYTYIWSKSNRTILKSGGYQNIGLHFSLSSYILVASLLSIGIVQWALLSFVLSRGGVDVSTIAYGYAVAMGIDALSALGAGFIYSKVGLKTLWIVPLFSVLATLPFISPGSVWLIVTGIVSWGIVMGLEESVFRAALGDIASKSDLAGAYGAYGLSVGLAGFLGNLFMGYLADTNPLMIPLFVGVIELVALTALFTLPRRGSTQL; from the coding sequence ATGTCTTCTAAAATTCCCCGAATAATTATTCTCTTCGGCTTAGTGTCATTATTCGCTGACATGACGTATGAAGGAGGTAGGAGCGTCCTAGGGCCTTATATGGACTACTTCAAAGCAACAGGTACAATTGTAGGAGCTTTATCTATAGGAGAACTCTTAATGCATCTCTCCAAAGGGCTAGGTGGCTATCTAGCAGATAGGGCAGGATCTATCAGAGCCAGATGGACAATAATATTCGCAGGATATGGACTAAACCTTATATCCATGCCGCTTTTGGCATTTGCCGGAAACTGGATACAGGTATTCATACTAGTTTTAGCCGAACGAATCGGGAAGGGCCTTAGAACTCCGGTTAGAGACGCTATTCTGGCAGAGGCTTCAGTTACTTATGGAAGAGGGAAAGCGTTTGGTATCCACGAAGCACTTGACCAGGTAGGAGCAGTGATAGGCCCGTTTTACTTCGGGCTCTCTATGATGACTGGTCATACATACAGGACTGGTTTTCTGGCATTGTCAATACCAGCGACGGTATCACTTTTATTACTAGGATATACATACATATGGAGTAAATCCAACCGTACCATCCTCAAATCCGGAGGCTACCAGAATATTGGCTTACATTTCAGCCTTTCTTCCTATATCCTGGTAGCAAGTCTTCTTTCTATAGGTATAGTTCAATGGGCCCTTCTCTCCTTCGTTTTATCAAGGGGAGGAGTAGATGTTTCAACAATCGCATATGGCTATGCCGTAGCAATGGGTATAGATGCATTATCTGCCCTCGGCGCAGGCTTTATCTACAGTAAGGTCGGGTTAAAAACACTATGGATCGTCCCGTTATTTTCTGTACTTGCAACCCTGCCATTCATCTCCCCCGGATCCGTATGGTTAATTGTAACAGGCATAGTTTCATGGGGTATAGTCATGGGTTTAGAGGAATCAGTATTCCGTGCTGCATTGGGGGATATTGCATCAAAATCAGATTTAGCCGGCGCCTACGGCGCTTATGGGTTATCCGTGGGTTTAGCTGGATTCTTAGGCAACTTATTCATGGGTTATCTAGCAGATACCAATCCCCTGATGATTCCATTATTTGTAGGTGTAATCGAACTAGTAGCGTTAACGGCCTTATTCACGCTTCCAAGAAGAGGATCCACTCAACTCTAG
- a CDS encoding fumarate hydratase encodes MPLTYNQLVDFFYNLILTGATRMPLDVYTALKKAYDEEENPVAKKQFEAILKNIDLAARMTRPICQDTGTPYFFIEVGEEFPLKTKIKQAAEEALAKLTKQGYLRPNSVDPFYFKNPGNNAGRHIPWYHFEITDGEKLDVWYLAKGGGSEAPSTLVMSTPLKGFENLKKTVVETIAKYGAMPCPPVIVGVAVAAGADIALALAKKTLLRDTLARNPDPKLAKLEEALLKAVNELEIGPHGFGGKTTALNVHVDYAFRHPATFAIAVITGCWATRKSHGVIDSTGEWGITSKHYEPEEG; translated from the coding sequence GTGCCTCTAACATACAATCAACTCGTGGATTTCTTCTACAATTTAATACTGACTGGAGCAACAAGAATGCCTTTAGACGTTTATACAGCTCTCAAGAAGGCATATGACGAAGAAGAGAACCCTGTAGCCAAAAAGCAGTTTGAGGCTATCTTGAAAAACATTGATCTTGCAGCGAGAATGACTAGACCAATATGTCAAGACACAGGGACACCATACTTTTTCATAGAGGTTGGAGAGGAGTTCCCATTAAAGACTAAGATAAAACAAGCAGCAGAAGAAGCTCTTGCAAAACTGACTAAACAAGGATACCTCAGACCGAACAGCGTTGACCCATTTTACTTCAAGAACCCTGGAAACAATGCTGGGAGGCATATTCCATGGTATCACTTCGAAATAACTGATGGAGAGAAACTTGACGTCTGGTACTTAGCTAAAGGCGGCGGCAGCGAGGCTCCTAGTACGCTAGTCATGAGCACTCCACTCAAAGGATTTGAGAACTTGAAGAAAACCGTTGTAGAAACGATAGCTAAGTATGGTGCAATGCCTTGTCCTCCTGTAATCGTTGGAGTAGCGGTAGCAGCGGGTGCCGACATAGCTTTAGCGCTTGCAAAAAAGACATTATTACGGGATACGCTGGCAAGGAACCCTGATCCGAAGCTAGCCAAACTAGAGGAGGCTCTACTCAAAGCTGTCAACGAGCTTGAAATAGGGCCTCATGGTTTTGGAGGGAAAACAACAGCTTTAAACGTCCACGTAGACTATGCCTTCAGGCACCCAGCGACATTCGCTATCGCAGTAATAACAGGATGCTGGGCGACAAGGAAGAGCCACGGAGTCATAGATTCCACAGGAGAATGGGGAATAACTTCAAAGCATTACGAACCCGAGGAGGGGTGA